A segment of the Streptomyces sp. NBC_01235 genome:
CAGCCGCCCCAGCGCCAGCAGCACCACCGCCCACGCCGCCTGGAACGCGAAGACCGGCAGCGGATCGGCCTCCCCCATCAGCAGGTCCGCGGGCATCTGCAGCAACGCCGCCCACGGCAGCGCCCGTACGACATCGCCGAGCGCCCCCGGGAACGCGTTCAGCGGCAGCGCCATCCCGCCGCAGAACATGCCCGTGACCATCAGCATCTGCAGCGCGCCCGTGCCGTCCAGCAGCCAGAACCCGCTCAGCGCCACCAGGAACCGGATCGCGAAACTGACCACCATCGCCAGCACGATCGCCACCAGCAGCCCCAGCCAGATCAGCGGATCGTCCGGCAGCGCCGTTGGGAACAGCAGCGTCCCCACGGCGAACGGGATCACCCCCCGCCCGATCAACTGGAACAGCGCCCGCCCCAAGTCATTGGCCAGCCACCACACTTGAAGGTCCGCCGGACGGTACAGGTCGATGGCGACCTCACCCGTGCGAATGCGTTCCATGAGGTCGGTCTCGAAACCACCGCCCTGGATCGCCAGCGTCGCGTACAGCGCCTGACCCAACCACACATAAGTGACCGCCTGCGCCTGGTCGTAGCCCCCGAGGTGCGGCCGCTCGCCCCACAACGCCAGGTATGTGTAGACGAGGATCAGGCCGAAAACGGTGTTGGTGAACACCCCTGCGGCCGTGGCCACCCGGTAGGTCGCGTACCTTCTGAAACCCCCCGCTGCGACGGCCGCGTACAAACGTGCCGATCCCAATGCAACCGTCCTCCTCACCCGCTTGTCACCCTTGGTGCCCCCTTCGACACCGAAGCGCAGGAGCCTAGTGTTCCGGCCCGGTCGCGTGCCACGCGTTTTCCGGGCACGACGTGTGACGGAACGCGCGCCGATTGCCGGGAACGGAACGGTCGGTGCGAGAGTCTTCAGCAGGGGGCGCTCAACGCGTACGAGGCGTAAGAGACGTAAGAGGCGTTAAAGGCGTACGGGAACGTACGACGCGAAACAGGAGTCCTGCAACACATGAGTGACGAGCCGCAGCCGCAGCAGCCGACCCAGGGCTCACCAGGAAGGCCCGAGGCGGGTGACGGAGGAAGTGGCCCGGAAGGCGAGGAGGGCAAGAAGGTGAAACGACCCAGGCGCACCGGCTGGCGCCGCCTCCTGCCGACCTGGCGGATGGTGCTCGGCACGTTCGTCCTCGGCGTCCTGGTGATCGCCGGCCTGTTCTTCCTCGGCTACTCGATGGTCAAGATCCCGCCCGCCAACGCGCTCGCCACCAAGCAGTCCAACGTCTACCTCTACGCCGACGGCACCGAGATCGCCCGCGACGGCACCGTCAACCGCGAGAACGTCGACCTCGCCCAGATCTCCAAGGACGCCCAGCACGCCGTCCTCGCCGCCGAGGACCGCGACTTCTACACCGAGACGGCCATCGACCCCAAGGCGATGCTCCGGGCCGGCTGGAACACCGCCACCGGCAAGGGCAAGCAGTCCGGCTCCACGATCACCCAGCAGTACGTGAAGAACTACTACCTCGCGCAGGAACAGACCGTCACCCGCAAGGTGAAGGAGTTCTTCATCTCGATCAAGCTCGACCGCGAGACGTCCAAGGACGACATCCTCGAGGGCTACCTCAACACCAGCTACTTCGGCCGCAACGCCTACGGCATGCAGGCCGCCGCCAAGGCCTACTACGGCGTCGACGCGATCAAGCTCACCCCCGCCCAGGGGGCCTACCTCGCCGCGCTGGTCAACGCGCCCAGCGAGTACGACATCATCGCCCACCCCGAGAACAAGGCCGCCGCCCAGGCCCGCTGGAACTACGTCCTCGACGGCATGGTCACCAAGGGCTGGCTCAGCCAGGCCGCACGCACCGGCATGAAGTTCCCCCCGCCCAAGGAGACCTCCGGCGCCGACACCGGCATGTCCGGTCAGCGCGGCTACCTCGTCAACGCGATCAAGGACTACCTGAAGAACAACAAGATCGTCACCTCCGACGAGCTGGAGGCCGGCGGCTACCGCATCACCACCACCCTGGACAAGTCCAAGCAGGACGCCTTCGTCGACGCCGTCAACGACAAGCTCATGGACAAGCTCGACCCGAAGGAACGCAAGGTCGACTCCTACGTCCGCGCGGGCGGCGCCGCCGTCGAACCCAAGACCGGCAAGGTCCTCGCCCTGTACGGCGGCATCGACTACATCAAGCAGTACACCAACAACGCCACCCGCCGGGACTTCCAGGTCGGCTCCACCTTCAAGCCGTTCGTCTTCACCTCGGCCGTCGAGAACGACTCCACCACCCAGGACGGCCGCCAGATCACCCCGAACACGATCTACGACGGCACCAACAAACGCCCCATCCAGGGCTGGTCCGGCGCCGCCTACGCCCCGGAGAACGAGGACTACGTCAGCTACGGCAACATCGACGTGCGCACCGCCACCGACAAGTCGGTCAACTCCGTGTACGCGCAGATGGCCGTCGACGTCGGCCCCTCCAAGGTCAAGCAGACCGCGATCGACCTCGGCCTGCCGACCGGCACCCCCGACCTCCAGCCCTACCCCTCCATCGCCCTCGGCACGGCCAACGCCAGCGTCCTGGACATGGCGGAGGCGTACGCCACCCTCGCCAACCACGGCAAGCACGGCACGTACACCCTGATCGACAAGGTCACCAAGGACGGCTCCGACGTCATGGAGCTGCCCGAACACAAGTCCTCCCAGGTCGTCAGCCGCGAGGCCGCCGACACCACGACCTCGGTGCTGCGCAGCGTCGTACAGAACGGCACCGCCACCGCCGCCCAGGCCGCCGACCGCCCCGCCGCCGGCAAGACCGGCACCGCCGAGGAGGACCAGGCCGCCTGGTTCGCCGGCTACACCCCCGACCTCGCCACCGTCGTCGCCGTCATGGGCCAGGACCCGGAGACCGCCCACCACAAGTCCCTCAAGGGCGTCATGGGCCTGCCCCGCATCAACGGCGGCGGCGCGCCCACCGAGATCTGGGCCCAGTTCACCAAGAACGCCCTGAAGGGCACCCCCGCCTCGGACTTCAACCTCCAGATCCAGGAGGGCGGCGAGGAGTCCGCCTACCCGTCCACCCCGCCCTCACAGGACGACCCGACCGACGACGAGACCGACGGCACGACCGACGACACCCAGGGTCAGACGCAGGGCCAGAGCCAGACCCCGGGCCAGACGAACGGCGCCACGACGAACGGCGGCACGACCGGAGGCACGACGGGCGGCACGACGACGGGCGGAACGCCCACCACCGACGGCGGCACGACGAGCGGGACCACGGACGGCGGCACGACCGACGGCGGCACGGGCACGACGAGCGGGGGAACGACCGACGCCGGCACGACCACCGACGGCGCGACCGGAGACACCGGCACCTCGACAGGCACGACAACCGGCCCCCAGCTCACAGCCCCCGGCGCGGGCTGACCCGGACCCCGCACCCCAGTGGCCAGCGAAAAGGGCCGGTGGTCACCGGCCCTTCAGCCACTGCACGCACCGGCCGGTGATCCAAGGCGCCGACCGGTGATCTACCTCTGATCTTGGCCAGTGCTCCACCCTTCAGGGCGGGGGCAGTTCGGGCACCGCGCCCGGCTTGCGGTGTCGCCTGCCGAGGTGCTGAAGACGGACGACCAGGCGCACGCCGCCCGCACGATGTGGAACTGTCTGCACACGTGGTGGCAGATGATGCCGAAGGAGAAGCGGACTCTCGCGCACGCCGACGCCGCGATCCGACAGGCCCGTCGGGACATCGACTTCCTGGCAGCCCTCCCCGCCCAGGCCGCGCAAGCGGTGCTCAAGACGTACTTCCAGGCGTGGAAGAACTGCTGGGACGGGCGGGCGGACGCACCGACCTTCAAGGGCCGGTTCCGTACGGTGATGTCCGTGGGACATCCCGCAGGGCCGGGACCTGAACATCACCCGCGTACACCGACGCTGGGGCACGGTCAACATTCCCAAGGTGGGCCGGGTCCGGTTCCGGTGGACCAAGGACCTGCCGGTGGGCAAGCGCGCGGGCGCGGAGAACCGGATCACCGGGGCCCGGCTGGTCAAAGACACGCTCGGATGGCACATCGCCTTCCGCGTCCAGACCCTTGAGATCAAGCCGGAACCCCACACCGGCCCCGAAGTCGGCATCGACCTGGGCGTCACCGTGCCCATCGCCCTCTCCGACGGCGAGACCTACGGGCACGGCGAGTGGCTGACCGGCAAGGAGAAGGCCAGGCTCCTGCACCTGGAGCAGCGTGCCGCGCAGCGTAAGCGGCACCACGGGCCCGGCGAGCGCACCAGCCGCCGGCTGCACCGCACCTATGACCAGATCGCAGGACTGCGCGCGAACGCCAAGCGCCGGGCCCTGGACTGGCAGCATCAGACGACCATCGCCATCGCCCGCACGTACGGCACGGTCGTGGTCGAAGCACTCACCATCACGAACATGGTCAAGTCCGCCAAGGGAACGGTCGAAGAACCAGGGAAGAACGTTGCCCGGAAATCCGGGCTGAACCGCTCCATCAGCGGGGAGGCATGGGGCCGCACAGTCACCATGCTGGCGTACAAGACCGCTCAGCTCGGCGGCACCTTGGTCAAGGTCCCGGCCCCCGGCACCTCCCGGCGCTGTTCGGCGTGTGGCTTCACCACGCCCGGCAGCCGGGAGTCCCAGGCCGTGTTCGTGTGCAAGAACCCGGACTGCGGCTGGTCGGGCAACGCCGACCACAACGCAGCCCGCAACGTCTTGCACCTGTACCGGATGGGCCTCGCGCTCATCCCGGCTGCCGGGAGGGCAGTCGTCAGGCGCGCGAAGCGCGTCAAGCCCGCTGCCGCAAGGTAAGCAGGAATCTCCCGGCTTCAACCGGGAGAGCACTTCAAAGGTACAGGCCGGTGGTGTCCTCGGACCCCTCGAACCGGTCCGCCGCCACCGCGTGCAGATCCCGTTCCCGCATCAGCACGTACGCGACGCCGCGCACCTCGACCTCCGCGCGGTCCTCCGGGTCGTACAGCACCCGGTCCCCCGGCTCCACGGTCCGTACGTTCTGCCCCACCGCGACGACCTCCGCCCAGGCCAGCCGGCGACCGACGGCCGCGGTGGCGGGAATCAGAATGCCGCCACCCGAACGCCGCTCGCCCTCGCCGGCCTCCTGCCGCACGAGCACACGGTCGTGCAGCATCCGGATGGGCAGCTTGTCGTCCTGGGAACTGTGGTCGTTTCTGTTGGCGCTCACACCACTGAACCTACCTGCCCGGAGCGGATCCGTGAGCGAGTGGGGTGTCCGGTCTCAGCCCTTGCGGCGCCGGGTGCCGAGGGCCAGCAGCCCCACCACCCCGACGACCACGAGCGCCACGGGCACGACCCGCTCCAGCCGAGGCGCGCCCTCTCCGTCCACGAACTGCGCCTTCACCTCGCTCACGACCCGGTTGACCTGGACGTAGGCCTTCCCGAGGGTGTGATCGACGTTGGCGACGACCTTGGCCTTGGCGTCCCCGACGATGGTCTTCGGATGCACCCGCACCCCGATCTCGTCCAGCGTCTCAGCCAGCACCT
Coding sequences within it:
- a CDS encoding ABC transporter permease; translation: MGSARLYAAVAAGGFRRYATYRVATAAGVFTNTVFGLILVYTYLALWGERPHLGGYDQAQAVTYVWLGQALYATLAIQGGGFETDLMERIRTGEVAIDLYRPADLQVWWLANDLGRALFQLIGRGVIPFAVGTLLFPTALPDDPLIWLGLLVAIVLAMVVSFAIRFLVALSGFWLLDGTGALQMLMVTGMFCGGMALPLNAFPGALGDVVRALPWAALLQMPADLLMGEADPLPVFAFQAAWAVVLLALGRLVQGAATRRVVVQGG
- a CDS encoding transglycosylase domain-containing protein; translated protein: MSDEPQPQQPTQGSPGRPEAGDGGSGPEGEEGKKVKRPRRTGWRRLLPTWRMVLGTFVLGVLVIAGLFFLGYSMVKIPPANALATKQSNVYLYADGTEIARDGTVNRENVDLAQISKDAQHAVLAAEDRDFYTETAIDPKAMLRAGWNTATGKGKQSGSTITQQYVKNYYLAQEQTVTRKVKEFFISIKLDRETSKDDILEGYLNTSYFGRNAYGMQAAAKAYYGVDAIKLTPAQGAYLAALVNAPSEYDIIAHPENKAAAQARWNYVLDGMVTKGWLSQAARTGMKFPPPKETSGADTGMSGQRGYLVNAIKDYLKNNKIVTSDELEAGGYRITTTLDKSKQDAFVDAVNDKLMDKLDPKERKVDSYVRAGGAAVEPKTGKVLALYGGIDYIKQYTNNATRRDFQVGSTFKPFVFTSAVENDSTTQDGRQITPNTIYDGTNKRPIQGWSGAAYAPENEDYVSYGNIDVRTATDKSVNSVYAQMAVDVGPSKVKQTAIDLGLPTGTPDLQPYPSIALGTANASVLDMAEAYATLANHGKHGTYTLIDKVTKDGSDVMELPEHKSSQVVSREAADTTTSVLRSVVQNGTATAAQAADRPAAGKTGTAEEDQAAWFAGYTPDLATVVAVMGQDPETAHHKSLKGVMGLPRINGGGAPTEIWAQFTKNALKGTPASDFNLQIQEGGEESAYPSTPPSQDDPTDDETDGTTDDTQGQTQGQSQTPGQTNGATTNGGTTGGTTGGTTTGGTPTTDGGTTSGTTDGGTTDGGTGTTSGGTTDAGTTTDGATGDTGTSTGTTTGPQLTAPGAG
- a CDS encoding GroES family chaperonin — translated: MSANRNDHSSQDDKLPIRMLHDRVLVRQEAGEGERRSGGGILIPATAAVGRRLAWAEVVAVGQNVRTVEPGDRVLYDPEDRAEVEVRGVAYVLMRERDLHAVAADRFEGSEDTTGLYL
- a CDS encoding DUF3618 domain-containing protein — protein: MAETSDTRTPAQIEADIRARREVLAETLDEIGVRVHPKTIVGDAKAKVVANVDHTLGKAYVQVNRVVSEVKAQFVDGEGAPRLERVVPVALVVVGVVGLLALGTRRRKG